A portion of the Haemophilus influenzae genome contains these proteins:
- the rsgA gene encoding small ribosomal subunit biogenesis GTPase RsgA, with the protein MAKRKLTQNQTRRIQSNNAKTLHRHKKKDIEWSDEMLGESQEGVVVTRYSIHADVENEQGEIYRCNLRRTLSSLVVGDKVVWRKGNEQLQGVSGVIEAIHPRENEISRPDYYDGLKPIAANIDRIIIVSAVLPTLSLNIIDRYLVVCEIAGITPLIVLNKVDLLTQEQRQEIEEQLKIYQDIGYEILMISAKSGENMEKLTALLAQGTAIFVGQSGVGKSSLINHILPSVNAQVGDVSETSGLGQHTTTSSRLYHLPQGGNLIDSPGIREFGLWHLDAEQITKGYREFQYVLGTCKFRDCKHLSDPGCALREAVEQGKISPVRYDNYHRLIESLSETKSQRHFSLV; encoded by the coding sequence ATGGCTAAACGTAAATTAACTCAAAACCAAACTCGAAGAATTCAATCAAATAATGCGAAAACATTACATCGCCATAAGAAAAAAGACATTGAATGGTCAGATGAAATGCTGGGCGAATCGCAAGAAGGCGTTGTGGTCACACGTTATTCTATTCACGCAGATGTCGAAAATGAACAAGGCGAAATTTATCGTTGTAATTTGCGTCGTACTTTGTCGAGTTTGGTGGTGGGAGATAAAGTTGTTTGGCGTAAAGGTAATGAACAATTACAAGGTGTGAGCGGCGTGATTGAGGCGATTCACCCTCGAGAAAATGAAATTTCCCGCCCTGATTATTATGATGGTTTGAAACCCATCGCGGCGAATATTGATCGTATTATTATTGTATCAGCAGTATTGCCAACGCTTTCCTTAAATATTATCGATCGTTATCTTGTTGTGTGTGAAATTGCGGGAATTACGCCTCTCATTGTTTTGAATAAAGTGGATTTATTGACGCAGGAACAGCGTCAAGAAATTGAAGAACAACTTAAAATTTACCAAGATATTGGCTATGAAATTTTAATGATTTCAGCAAAGAGCGGTGAAAATATGGAAAAATTGACCGCACTTTTGGCACAAGGCACGGCGATTTTTGTTGGGCAATCTGGTGTTGGTAAATCGAGTTTAATTAATCATATTTTGCCTAGCGTAAACGCTCAAGTAGGAGATGTGAGCGAAACATCAGGGTTAGGGCAGCATACCACGACATCGTCACGTCTTTACCATTTGCCACAAGGCGGTAATTTAATTGATTCGCCCGGAATTAGAGAATTTGGGCTTTGGCATTTAGATGCCGAGCAAATCACAAAAGGCTATCGAGAATTTCAATATGTTTTGGGCACCTGTAAATTCCGTGATTGTAAACATTTGAGCGACCCCGGATGTGCGTTGCGTGAAGCCGTTGAGCAAGGCAAAATTTCGCCTGTTCGTTATGATAACTATCATCGATTAATTGAAAGTTTAAGTGAAACAAAATCACAACGTCATTTTTCATTAGTTTAA
- a CDS encoding HPr family phosphocarrier protein, with protein sequence MYSKDVEIIASNGLHTRPAAQFVKEAKAFSSEITVTSGGKSASAKSLFKLQTLALTQGTTLTISADGEDEQQAVEHLVALIPTLE encoded by the coding sequence ATGTATTCAAAAGATGTGGAAATTATTGCGTCAAACGGTTTACACACGCGCCCTGCTGCACAATTTGTGAAAGAAGCGAAAGCATTTTCTTCTGAAATTACAGTAACCTCTGGGGGGAAAAGTGCAAGTGCAAAGAGCTTATTTAAGTTGCAAACATTAGCTTTAACGCAGGGAACAACACTTACCATTTCTGCTGATGGAGAAGACGAGCAACAGGCAGTTGAACATTTAGTCGCGTTAATTCCAACTTTAGAATAA
- the orn gene encoding oligoribonuclease, giving the protein MSFDKQNLIWIDLEMTGLEPEKERIIEIATIMTDKNLNILAEGPVLAVHQPDELLNKMNDWCQKTHSENGLIERVKASKLTERAAELQTLDFLKKWVPKGSSPICGNSIAQDKRFLVKYMPDLADYFHYRHLDVSTLKELAARWKPEILEGFKKENTHLALDDIRESIKELAYYRKHFMKLD; this is encoded by the coding sequence ATGTCATTCGATAAACAAAATCTTATTTGGATTGATTTAGAAATGACCGGTTTAGAACCGGAAAAAGAACGTATTATTGAAATTGCGACTATTATGACAGATAAAAATTTAAATATTTTGGCAGAGGGCCCAGTATTAGCGGTTCATCAGCCTGATGAATTACTCAATAAAATGAATGATTGGTGCCAAAAAACGCATAGTGAAAACGGCTTAATTGAACGCGTAAAAGCCAGCAAACTTACCGAACGAGCAGCAGAATTACAAACCTTAGACTTTTTAAAAAAATGGGTGCCAAAAGGTTCGTCGCCAATTTGCGGTAACAGCATTGCCCAAGATAAACGCTTCTTAGTGAAATATATGCCAGATTTAGCCGATTATTTTCATTATCGTCATTTAGACGTGAGCACATTAAAAGAACTTGCAGCACGTTGGAAACCTGAAATTTTAGAAGGCTTTAAAAAAGAGAATACGCATTTAGCGCTAGATGACATTCGAGAATCCATTAAAGAGCTGGCTTATTATCGCAAACACTTCATGAAATTAGATTGA